The window TGAGCTGGACGGCGACCAATAATGGCCGTCCACTCGACGGGAATCCGATATTGGCAATGGCTATTTCCTATCAAAACAGCGAGGTCGTCTATGTGGCCTCGTCGCCGGGACAAACACGTGGCCGGCTTTTTCGCACAACCGACGGCGGTAACAGTTGGACTAACATCACTGGCAACCTGCCGGATCGTTTTCCTGCCGACCTGGTGGTTGATCCAACGAATGACGCGATTGTCTACGTGACATTCTCCGGGTTCGGTACCTCGCATGTGTTCAAGTCAACCGATGGTGGACTGAGCTGGCAGGACATCGGCGCTGGCTTGCCCGATGTGCCGACGAATGCGCTAGTGGTTGATCCGTTGTGGCCCGACCATCTCTATGTCGGCAATGATCTGGGCGTTTATGTTTCCACCGATGGAGGGCGAAGTTGGCAAAATTTCAGTGAAGGATTGTTGGACGCGGTCGCGGCATTTGATCTGAGCATTTCACCGAGCAATCGCATGCTGCGCGTTGCCACGCACGGCAACGGTGTTTTTGAGCGGCGTTTAATCGGTGAGTGAGGCAATCGTTGGGATGCGGCTGGCGCTTTGAGCAAATCGAGCCGAACAGCTCACGCGGAACGTCGTGGCTCATTACCTCTGGCCTGATGAGCACCAGCCCAGGCAGTCAGCACGCGGGTCAATCCTCGTCCTCAAAGATGGCGATGACCGGCGCATGATCGGAAGCTTTGTCGCCTTTGCGCTCGTCTCGATCAATCATCGCGCCGATGCACCGCTCGGCCAGCGGGCGCGTGACCAGGATGTGATCAACCCGCAGCCCATCGTTGCGAGGAAAACTCAATTGCCGATAGTCCCACCAGGAGTAAAGACCTGCTTCAGCGTGGTGAAGCCGCAACGTGTCGGTCAAACCGAGTTCTAAAATGCGACGGAACTGATCGCGCATCTCCGGGTTGAACAACACCGACCCTTCCCAACGCTCTGGGAAAGCCACGTCGCGCGGCTCCGGCGCAATGTTTATGTCGCCACAGAGAGCCAGCGGTTTGCTCAGATCGCTGGCCGATAAATAGGCCTGCAGCCGAGCGAGCCATTGCTGCTTGTAGGCATACTTGTCGCTGCCTACTTCAGCGCCGTTGGGGACATACGCCGAGATAATGCGAACGCCTTTGACCGTCGCCGCAATCAATCGCGCTTGCGGATCATCAATGCCGTCGTTGAAGCCTCGCGCAACATCGCTCAACGGTGTGCGCGCCAGGATCGCCACGCCGTTGTACGTCTTCTGTCCGCAGACGGCCGCTTCATAGCCAGCTTGGCGCACAGCGTCAAACGGAAATGCCTCATCGGTGACCTTCAATTCCTGCAAACACACCACATCCGGTTGATGTTTGGCCAGCCAGTTCAACAGCCGCGACTCGCGGGCGCGAATTGAATTAACATTCCAGGTAGCAATTTTCATCGTTTAAGCCCTCACCGCTTGCAAGAAGATGGGGAGTTCGTTGACCGATGGAAGAATGACGTCCGCCATCGCCTCAACAAACATCATGCGTTTGGCTTTTGGATCATGGCTGCTGTCGGTGACGCCGGCGAACAAGTAGCGTGGGTCATGTTGATTGGCGCGTCGGGTCATGATGAAATCTTCGGCAGAATCACCGACATACAAAGCTCGTTTGAATGGGTTCATCGCTTGCGCCGCCGCCAGCAATGAATAAGGCGCCGGTTTGGCGCGTTCAGCGCGGAGCGTTTGAACGTCGGCATGAGTGTTCAGCTCATCGTCTTCCAGCAGAATTCGCGCGCGAGGATTGAAGGCGTCAAACATTGCTCCCAACGTGTAGCGCGTCGCCACTGTGCCGCGACCGGAGGCGATGCCCAGGTTTGGCGTGCCCACTATCTTGGTTAACTGTTTCAGTGTCGCGTCGGTAATGATAGGTCTTTCGTTGTCAATGGCGCCACGACCGGTGTAATACTGCGCCGGCTGCCGATGAACGCGCTGAAACAAATCAGGCCCATAGAAAATTTCGTCGAAGATGGTGGCCAGCAAGCTGTGTGCGCCTTGTTCCGGGTACTGCACAAGTTGTTTGAATCGGTGGAGTGCTTGCAGCCTGTAGCGCGGTTGCCGACCCTGCATGAGAATGCTTTCTAATGGTCCAAGGCCTGTGGTATTGGCCTGCGCGACGAAGCGGTAGAGGCCGTCATGCAGGCGCTCGGCATCAGCGCTCAGACGCTGACGCGCATGGCGTCCCTGAAGGAATTCTTCAAGGTAC is drawn from Blastocatellia bacterium and contains these coding sequences:
- the xth gene encoding exodeoxyribonuclease III, which produces MKIATWNVNSIRARESRLLNWLAKHQPDVVCLQELKVTDEAFPFDAVRQAGYEAAVCGQKTYNGVAILARTPLSDVARGFNDGIDDPQARLIAATVKGVRIISAYVPNGAEVGSDKYAYKQQWLARLQAYLSASDLSKPLALCGDINIAPEPRDVAFPERWEGSVLFNPEMRDQFRRILELGLTDTLRLHHAEAGLYSWWDYRQLSFPRNDGLRVDHILVTRPLAERCIGAMIDRDERKGDKASDHAPVIAIFEDED